Proteins found in one Manihot esculenta cultivar AM560-2 unplaced genomic scaffold, M.esculenta_v8 Scaffold66, whole genome shotgun sequence genomic segment:
- the LOC122723045 gene encoding uncharacterized protein LOC122723045, producing MCAVSLLKDEAYRWWTTLTQMVRPECQTWEFFLSEFKKKYVGALYIEERRREFLYLRQGRLTVTEYEREFVRLNKYATEIVPTDEERCKRFEQGLHADIRMYLTAMHIRELSVLVETAHSLERIKEEEQSRRQKGQQKRSQSQYQGQSSAS from the coding sequence ATGTGTGCAGTATCATTGCTAAAAGATGAAGCGTATCGATGGTGGACAACTTTAACACAGATGGTTCGACCAGAGTGCcagacttgggaattctttttgTCAGAGTTTAAGAAGAAGTATGTTGGGGCCTTATATATAGAGGAGAGAAGAAGGGAGTTCTTATACCTCAGACAGGGCAGGCTTACAGTAACTGAGTACGAGCGAGAATTTGTCAGACTTAATAAGTATGCCACAGAGATAGTTCCTACAGATGAAGAAAGATGTAAACGCTTTGAGCAAGGATTACATGCTGATATCAGGATGTACCTCACAGCTATGCATATCAGGGAACTTTCAGTTTTAGTAGAGACGGCCCACAGCCTGGagcgaattaaagaagaagagcaaagtagaaGGCAGAAAGGGCAACAGAAGAGGAGTCAGAGCCAGTATCAGGGACAATCCTCTGCATCTTAG